The genomic window TCGATGCCTCAATACTTGTGGTCTCGGCTGAGAAAACTGAAGCAGACCTGATGTCGAAATCTATAGAGCTTCTGACGCACGAAGCCAATACATTTATCGGCGTTCTGCTAAATAACTTCAGCTACAGGGCAGGCTACGGATCATATTATAAGTATTACTACTATTACTCACGTCCTGCAGACGGAAAAAAGGGACTCAAAGGGGTCTCAAAAAGCAGGGTGCTAGGTAAGTAATAAACTGTAACCCATAAATATTAAAAACCCGGTAATAAATTTTATTATCGGGTTTTTTTATTTACTTTTATATAAACGGTTATTCTTCAATAAGCTTAATAATTTTTGGCATAAGAACATTTATAGAGGATTGGAATGTATAAGCCTGTTGCTGTTGTTACCGGCGGGGCCGGATTTCTTGGCTCCCACCTTTGCGACCGCCTCCTGGAGGAGGGATTCAGGGTTCACTGTATCGATAACCTGGTTACCGGCAACCTTGAAAATATAGAACACCTTTTTGGCAATGAAGACTTTAATTTTATAAAACACGACGTCACAAACTACGTTCACGTGCCTGGCAATGTGGATTACATCCTCCATTTTGCATCCCCGGCAAGCCCGATTGACTACCTGAAACTTCCCATACAGACCCTTAAGGTCGGCTCACTTGGGACGCATAAGGCTCTGGGGCTGGCAAAAGAGAAGAAAGCGAGATTTCTGCTTGCTTCAACCTCAGAGGTCTATGGCGACCCGACCGTCCACCCTCAGAGGGAGGATTACTGGGGCAACGTAAACCCAATCGGGCCCAGGGGAGTCTACGATGAGGCCAAGCGCTTTGCTGAGGCCATGACGATGGCTTATCACCGCTTTCACGGCGTACAGACAAGGATAGTTAGAATATTCAATACCTACGGTCCAAGAATGCGCTTAGATGACGGGCGTGCACTCCCGGCGTTCGTAGACCAGGCACTAAGAGGCAAGGACCTGACAGTCTTTGGCGACGGTTGCCAGACCAGGAGCTTCTGCTTTGTAAGCGATCTGGTTGACGGCATCTTCCGCCTCCTCATATCCAACGTTACAGAACCCGTAAATATCGGCAACCCCTCGGAAATTACTATCAAGGAATTTGCCGAAGAGGTAATAAAGCTTACAGGGACAAAAAAAAGTAAAATAGTTTATAAGGAGCTTCCTGTAGACGATCCCCGTGTAAGACAGCCCGATATTACAAAAGCCCGTACGCTTCTTGGCTGGGAGCCCAGGGTGGACAGGGAAGAGGGCCTGAAAATTACAATTGACTTCTTTAAGAAAAAGGTCAGCTACGGCAGTTAAAAAAGAAGGGAAATAAAGGATATAAAAAAAAGCGGAGACATTGTGCCTCCGCTTTTTTTTGATGAATCTATTAATACATTCCTTCCATGCCGCCCATACCAGCTGGTGGCATTGCAGGAGCTTTTTCAGCTTCTTTCTTCTCAAAAACAACAGCTTCTGTTGTAATGAGCAGAGAGGAAACTGAAGCTGCATTCTGAAGGGCTGTTCTTGAAACCTTGGTTGGATCAATAACGCCTGCTTTCAGCATGTGTTCATATGTTTCTGTTGCAGCGTTGAAACCGTAGTCGTCTTTACCTTCCATTACCTTATTGAGGACGACTGAGCCTTCAAGGCCTGCATTGGTTACGATCTGCTTTAACGGCTCCTGGAGAGCTTTCTGTATGATCTTGATGCCTGTTGTCTGATCCAGGTTCTGGCCTTCAAGGTTATCCAGGGCTGAAATTGCTCTTACAAAAGCAACACCGCCGCCGGGTACTATACCTTCTTCAACTGCTGCACGTGTAGCATGAAGGGCATCTTCAACGCGGGCTTTCTTTTCCTTCATTTCAACCTCGGTTGCTGCACCGATCTTCAGAACTGCAACGCCGCCTGAGAGTTTAGCAAGGCGTTCCTGTAATTTTTCCTTATCGTAGTCGCTTGTGGTCTTCTCAATCTGAGCCTTGATCTCGTTGATTCTCTTCTTGATGTCTTCAGTTTTACCTGAACCTTCAACGATTGTTGTGTTGTCCTTGTCCAGAACAACTTTCTTTGCTGTACCGAGATAGGAGACAGTAGCGTTTTCAAGTTTGAATCCGCGTTCTTCAGAAATCACTGTACCTGCAGTAAGAACTGCAATGTCTTCAAGCATAGCTTTTCTTCTGTCGCCAAAACCCGGAGCCTTAACAGCAGCGATCTTAAGAGTGCCTCTTAACTTGTTGACAACCAGTGTAGCAAGGGCTTCACCTTCAAGGTCCTCAGCAATGATCAAAAGAGCGCGTCCCTGCTGGGCAACTTTCTCTAAGACAGGAAGCAGATCCTTCATGGCCGAGATCTTCTTGTCGTGGATTAAGATATAAGGATCTTCAAGCACGGCTTCCATCGATTCAGCGTCAGTTACAAAGTAAGGTGAAAGATATCCGCGGTCGAACTGCATACCTTCAACAACTTCCAGTGAAGTATCTGTACCCTTTGCTTCTTCAACTGTAATAACGCCGTCTTTGCCTACTTTTTCCATTGCATCTGCAATCAGGTCGCCGATTGTCTTGTCGTTGTTTGCAGAAATTGAGCCAACCTGTGCTATTTCATTGCGGCTTTCAACATCCTTGCTCATAGTCTTCAGGACATCGATAACTTTTTCAACTGCCAGGTCAATTCCCCTCTTAAGGTCCATCGGGTTAGCGCCGGCTGTAACGTTTTTGAGGCCTTCGCGGTAGATTGCCTGTGCAAGAACTGTAGCTGTTGTTGTACCGTCGCCGGCAACGTCGCTGGTCTTGGAGGCTACTTCGCGAACCATCTGTGCACCCATGTTTTCAATAGGGTCTTCCAGTTCAATTTCTTTGGCAACGCTTACGCCGTCTTTTGTTACTGTTGGAGCACCGAACTTTTTATCTAAAATTACATTTCTGCCCTTGGGGCCGAGTGTAGCTTTTACTGCATTAGCCAGTTTATCAACGCCTTTTTTCAGGCCGCTTCTTGCTTCACTGTCGAACACGATTAATTTAGAAGCCATTTTCTTTCCTCCTTAAATTATTTTTTTATAATTCCAAAAATATCGCTCTCGCGCATAATTAAATATTCTTCGCCGTCAATTGAAACTTCAGTTCCTGAATATTTACCGTATAAAACTGTATCTCCAACCTTTACTGTCAGCGCGGTTACTTTGCCATCTTCAGAGACTTTACCCTGACCGACTGCAACAACTGTTCCTTCAATAGGTTTTTCTTTTGCAGTATCAGGTAATATGATTCCGCCTTTGGTCTTTTCTTCTGCCGCCATCGGTTTTACGACAACTCTGTCAGCTAAGGGTTGAATTTTGAAATTTGCCATTTTTAATCCTCCTTAAATTTAACAAAATATGTAATTAGCACTCTCTATAGCTAAGTGCTAATTTAATAAAGTTTGAAGTATCTGTCAAGATTTCATGCACGAAATTATACAAAAGCAGCGTGTTTGCCATGAATTTTGCCCGGAAATGCTCTAATAATTTGGGAAAAAAGCAAAAAAATTACATTTTTAGGTATTCAGAAATAACTTACTTGAGAACTGGTGCCGGATGAACTTTAGAACTGAGCTTAAAAATCTCCTCGTCATAATAAAAGGCCTGGATAAAAAAGTAGTAATCGTGTTCATCTCGGTGGCAGTTCTGCAGACAATTTCCTGGTATTATACCTCCGGGCGCTTTTACCAGACGGCTATTAGTGAAAGCCCCCTGGTTTCCCCTGAGACAGCCTCCCCTGAGGCGGAATTAAGCCGGTTTATTTACTGGTTCCTGGGCGATTTTGGGCTCTTATTCCTGATCCCGGCTTTTATAATAAAGTTCTTCTTTAAGGAGAAGCTTTCACAATATGGCCTAAGAAAAGGGGATTACACCTTCGGGCTTAAGGCCTCAGGCTTTGCTCTGGTCTTAATGCTGGTTATTGTCTGGTTTATTTCAGCCTTGTCTTCCTTTTCGGAGAGCTATCCCACGCTTTCTTCAGCCAGGGATGACTGGAATATGTTCTTTCTCTTCGAGGCCGCACTGCTTTTATATATGCTCGCCTGGGAGTTCATATGGCGGGGATTTATGCTCTTCGGACTCGAGGAAAAATTTAATTACTATACTGTACTTGTTCAAATGCTCCCATTTGTTATTTTACATAATGGAAAGCCTGTGCTTGAAACGTTCGGTGCAATACTTGGCGCCCTTATGCTTGGCGTTCTGGCCTTGAGAACGCGGTCACTATATTATGGAATTATTATACACTTCAGCACGCTTTTTTCCATAGATGTTATTTCTATTCTTAGATACAGAACGGGGGAGTACGGTACAGGACTAAACTCTATATTGAATATTATTAGAAATTTATAGGAGAATAAAATGAGATTTTGCCTTAATGTTGACCACATAGCAACTCTGAGGAATGCCAGGGGGGAAAATCAGCCCGATCCTGTCACCGTGGCCCTGATTGCAGAACAGGTGGGCGTCGACGGTATTGTTGTACACTTAAGGGAGGACCGCCGCCACATCAACGAGCGCGACCTGAGGCTGTTGCGTGAGCTTGTAACCACAAAGCTTGACCTTGAAATGGCTGCAGTGCCGGAGATCATTAACATTGCCTGCGACGTCCAGCCTGAACTTGCAACGCTCGTTCCGGAAAAAAGGCTTGAGCTTACAACTGAAGGGGGCCTGAACGTCATTGATAACATAGAAAAGGTCTCCGGAGCAATTAAACAGCTTCATGAGGCGGGAATAGCGGTTTCACTTTTTATTGAACCCGATATCAATCAGATAAATGCCGCGGCCGAGATCGGAGCCGATATAATTGAAATCCATACGGGCCACTACGCCAATGCTGCTACTGAGGACGAACAGCTCGATGAACTTGAAAGGGTGAGAATTGCAGCTAAACAGGCCAAAAAGCTGGGCCTCGGCGTAAATGCAGGCCACGGCCTCGACTACCAGAACATAAAGCAGTTTATTGAGGTTACGGATATTGACGAGGTCTCAATTGGCCACGCCGTTATTGCCCGGGCCGTAGTCGTCGGTATAAAGGATGCTGTAGAAGAAATGAAAAGAATCCTTAGAACGCTCTGAATGAACCCCCTTAAGAAAAAGCTCGACTATCATTACAGATTCTTTGACAAGCGTCAGATTTCACCTGACCCCTTGGAGTTTCTGCACTTGTATTCTAACCCCAGGGATATAGAAGCCATAGGCATAATCTCTTCGGTTTTTGCCTATGGCAGGGTAGAGCAGATTATTTCTACTCTGAACCGGCTTTCTGAAGTTATGAACAAAAGCCCCTATGACTTTATCGTGAACTATAATTATGATGAAGACGCCTCTTTGTTCAGCGGCATAAAACACAGGTTCTATACCTCAGAGGACATTGCACTTTTATTCTTCATTCTGCACCGCGTCTATACGGGATACGCTTCCCTAAAGGAACTCTTCCTCCTTTACTATTTTGAAATGGATAAGAACATTAAGGAATCCCTCTCATTTTTTTCGCGTAACCTCCTGTCCTTGTCGGGCTTAAAGGAAAAAGAGATTTCTCCGGGACTTAATTTTATGTTCCCGGACCCCATGACAGGCAGCGCCTGCAAGAGAATGAACCTTTTCTTAAGATGGATGGTAAGGCATGATGAACTAGACTTCGGCCTCTGGCCCGAAATTCCAAAAAGCAGGCTTGTAATTCCTGTAGATACGCATGTAGCCAGAATATGCCGGGATCTGGGCCTTACAAAAAGGAAGAACGTCTCCTGGCTCATGGCTGAAGAGATAACTGAAAACCTTAAAAAGTTTGACAGCGTGGATCCCGTAAAGTACGACTTTGCCATATGCCACATCGGAATGCGGAAAATGGAGTTCTGAAAGCTTCCCCCTTGTGTTCTAATGTGTCTTTAGTCCAAATATTTGGCCTCAGACGTATCGCAATTCCCTCTGAATGCATATTCCTTAATATGCATAAAAACCCCAAAAATCGGTTTTCTTTCTGATTTTTAATTCAATTCCTTGTTGACCCCATTATAAAACATAGTTATATTGAAGGGCATTTTTTAAGTTCTACAACAGTTTTTTATATCAGATTTTATAGGAGCGAAAATGTCTGAACAGAAAAAGTTTGTGCCTTTCGTTTCTCCTGAGACAAATATGGCTGAATTTACGGTCCGCGCACTCATAATTGGACTTGTAATGTCAGTTGTACTCGGTGCTGCAAATGCATATCTCGGGCTGAAGGCAGGCATGACGATTGCTGCTACTTATCCGGCAGCAGTTATAGGTATGGCCCTCTTGAAGATTATGAAGGGCTCCATACTTGAAGAAAATTTTGCAAGAACAGTAGGTTCTATTGGTGAATCTGTTGCGGCCGGTGCAATCTTCACCATCCCGGCATTTTTAATATCCGGCGTTTGGACAGAATTTTATTCGGTTCGCCATTATCTTGAAGCTACGGCAATTATGTTCGTGGGCGGTGTTGTTGGTATACTGTTTGTTACCATTCTCCGCCGTGTCATGGTCGAAGACGCAGAACTCCCTTTCCCGGAATCAGTTGCCGCTTCTGAAATACATAAAGCAGGCCGCTCCGGAAAAAGCGGTGCTAAATTCCTTTTCTGGGCCATGGGCCTAGGCGCCCTCATTCAGGCATTAAAACAGTTCCAGGCTTTTGCAGCCAGCTGGGAAAAGTTCATTCCCTTCTCAAGCAAGAGTATTGCCGTTGGCGGCGGAAGTTCAGTGCCTGTATCAGGCGGTGCCATGCTTTCAACTCCAGGTGTAAGCCCGGCTTATATGGGCGTAGGCTACATCATAGGCCCGCAGCTTGCGGCCTTGAACTTCACGGGCGGACTTCTGGCCTGGGGCCTTTTTGTCCCGCTCCTTTTGTATTTCCTTGGTCCTGAAATTGCCACTTCACTGCAGGCACAGGGCGTGGACGTCAACTCTGAATCCACTTGGATTGCCCAGGCTGTCTTTGTATGGAAATCTATCGTAAGGCCTATTGCTATAGGCGGTATGCTTATGAGCGCTGCTTTTACTCTTTATAAAATGCGTAAAAGCTTGCTGGCAGGCCTTACAAGGGCAGTTGGTGACGTAAAACGCGCCGCAACGGGCGGTGTTTCTGAAGACCGTACACAGAAGGATATGAACTTCAAATATGTATTTATGGGGCTTATTGCAGCTTCTATAGCTACATTCTTCGTGTATTACTATTTCTCACAGGATCTTGTTGCCGCAGTTGTAGCTACAGTTGTTATGATTATTGCAGGCTTCTTCTTTGCTGCCGTTTCGGGCTACCTCGTGGGCCTTATCGGTTCAAGCAACAACCCGATAAGCGGTCTTACAATTTCAACACTCATCATTGCCGCAATCTTAATGGTTGCCCTTGGTGTTAAAGGTATGCCGGGCATTGCTGCCGTCTTGGGCGTTGCAGCCGTTATATGCGTCGCTGCCGCTGTTGCAGGCGAAATGCTGCAGGACCTTAAAGTAGGTCACATCTTAGGCGGTACACCCTGGAAAATGCAGGTGGGTGACTTATTTGGTATCCTCCTGGCTACATCAGTAATGTACTTCCCGCTTCTTATCCTCCATCAGGGAGATATCAACATGGGCGGTACAGGTCTTGGCGGTAATGCTTATCCTGCCCCTCAGGCAAGCCTCATGGCTATTCTGGCTAAGGGTATTGTAGGCGGCGACATGGCATGGCCTCTTATCATTGTTGGTATACTCATGGCAATCGGCTTTATTCTTCTTAAGGTTAAAAGCCCGATGCTCGTTTGCGTAGGCATGTATCTTCCTCTTGAAACATCCTTTGCCATCTTTATCGGCGGCCTTATACGCGGCATACTAGACAAGCTGGCTGCAAAACGTAAATTCAACTCGGCACAGATGTCCCGCATGGAAAATAACGGCGTCCTCCTGGCCTCAGGCCTTATAGCCGGTGAAGCCCTCATTGGACTTCTCTTTGCTTTCTTTGCCGTTGTGGACTGGAAGATTCCTGTAATATTCCAGAATCCGACATTCTTAGTCAGCCTTGTGGTATTTGTTATCATTGGCTACATACTCGTTCGCATACCGTTAAATAATGCCGGTGACCCGAACGAACCTGCTCCGCCATCAGCAATGTTCTAATAAATCTTAAGCTCCGGGGCTAAAGCCGTAATTTGCTTTAGCCCTTCCGGGGCTTTTTCATATTTCATCATTATCAAAAAATTATCCGGATGCCCTTAAGTTTTAAAGAAAGAAAAAAAATCCTGAAAGAAGCCAATTATCTGGAGCTTACACCTTACCGTGTCTACAAGGAAGAGATTGACGAGCAGGGGATAGTAACAGTCCTTGTTCCCAAGTTCACAAACCGCTTCCTGGCTAAATATTTACTGCCCAGATTGAAATCCACCCATTTTAAGATTAAATTGGATGAAATTGGCTCCGAAACCTGGAAGCAGATAGACGGGAAAAAGAATGTGGAACAGATTGCCGAAGTCTTAAGTGGAATTTTCGGCGATAAAATTCAGCCAGTACACGACCGCCTGACAAGGTTTTTTACAAGAATGTATATGGAAGGTTATATTTCTTTCAACGAAATTAAAAAAGAAGGAGAATAATATGGGAAAAGTTCTTGGCAGCTTAAAGCCTGAATTGCTTTGGAATCACTTCGAGGAAATCTGCATGAGGCCTCATCCTTCAAGAAAAGAAGAAAAACTTGCAGAGTATATCGTCTCGGTTGGTAAAAGAAACAACCTTGAAACCCTAAGAGATGAGTTCGGTAACGTCTTAGTTAGAAAACCCGCTACACAGGGAAAAGAAAACCTTAAGACCGCGGTTCTGCAGGGCCACCTCGACATGGTGCCTGAAAAGAACAACGACGTTAAACACGATTTTGAAAAAGATCCCATTCAGCCTTTTATAGACGGCGAGTGGGTAAAAGCTAAAGGCACAACCCTGGGCAGCGATAACGGAATAGGCGTTGCCGCGGCACTGGCTGTAATGGAATCAAAAGACCTCGAACATGGTCCGCTTGAATTCCTTTTTACTCTTGACGAGGAAACAGGCCTTAACGGCGCCTCAAGCTTAAAGCCGGGCTGGCTTAAGGCCACCGTACTCTTAAACCTCGATTCAGAAGAAGACGGAGCGCTTTATATTGGATGCGCCGGCGGCAAGAATACATTTGCCAAGTTTACATTCTCAACTGAAAATGTCCCTTCCGGTTCAGCAGCCTACAGCATTAATGTTACCGGACTAAAGGGCGGACACTCAGGCCTCGATATTGCTGAAGGGCGCGGTAACGCTGTAAAAATCCTCTCACGCCTCCTCTGGAACCTGTGCAATAAATTTGATGCCCGTCTGTCTTTAATCAACAGCGGCAGCAAGCATAACGCAATTTCGCGCGAAGGCTTTGCCACAGTTGCTGTTCCTTCATCCAGGGCTTCCGAGCTGGAGAATTTCGTTAAGGAATTTAACAGCACGGTTAAAAAAGAACTGGCTACAAATGAACCGGGCCTTACAGTTTCGGCCTCCAAAACCGACGTTCCTAAAGGCGTTATGGATAAAAAGACACAGGATAACCTCCTGAACGCCCTTTATGCTGCTCCTCACGGTGTCCTTACAATGAGCCCCGACATTAAAGGCCTCGTTGAAACCTCTACAAACCTCGCAATTGTTGCATCCGGGGACTCTACAGTTTCAATTACAACAAGCCAGAGAAGCTCTGTTGAAAGTGAAAAAGACGACGCGGCCGACATGGTTGGCAGCATCTTTACGCTTGCAGGTGCGGAAGTCACTCATGGCGACGGGTACCCGGGCTGGAAGCCTGACGTAAAATCCCCGATACTTGGCGTGCTTAAATCTGCATACGAAAGGCTTTATAAAGGCGAACCTGAGGTTAAGGCCATACACGCCGGTCTTGAATGCGGCATCATAAACGAGCGCTATTCAGATATGGATATGATCTCTTTTGGTCCGACTATCATAGGAGCGCATTCACCTGACGAAAGAGTGAAAATTGATACGGTTGAAAAATTCTGGAACCTTCTTAAGGAAGTCCTGAAGAATATTCCTGTAAAATAAATCCCGGATCGTTATATTTGGAGCCCGGAGAAATCCGGGCTCTTAAGCTATTTATCAGAATTTAATCTGCCTTTGTTTATCTTGAAGGAGATTTAAATTGCTTTTTTTGAGACATTTGAAAAGGTCGCTATGGAAACAACAGCAACAACTATAGTTAAACCGGAACCATCAAAGCTCTACCGTTGGGGAGTGCTCGTTTTTGTAAGTCTTGCCATGTTCGGCAATTATTACGTTTATGACTGCATAAGCCCGCTGGCCGACTTACTGGCCAAACAGCTTAATTTTTCAGACAGCAATATTGGCCTCCTTCAGGCAATCTACAGCATCCCGAACGTATTTATGGTCCTTATTGGCGGAATTATTATTGACCGCCTGGGAACAAGGATATCAACTTTTATATTCTCGGCACTCTGTCTTTTAGGGGCAATTGTTACAGCCTCATCCTCAAGCCTTACATTCATGGCGGCAGGAAGGCTCATATTCGGCCTTGGCGCAGAAAGCCTTATAGTTGCAATTACAACCATTATCGGGCGCTGGTTCAAGGGAAAAGAGCTCTCATTTGCATTCGGCCTTAATCTCACCATTGCGCGCCTCGGGTCATTTGCAGCCCTTAATTCACCTTCTTGGGGAAGGGCATTCTTCGACAACTGGCAGACTCCGCTCCTTATTTCCGTTGCTGCCGGCACCATTTCTGTTGCCTCTGTTATTATTTACATATTCATGGACGTACATGCCTCCAAAGCTTTTGCCCTGCGCGAGGTGCCAAAACAGGATGAAATTAAAGTTAAGGAAATATTTAAGTTTAAGCCTTCTTTCTGGTTTATAACGCTCCTTTGTGTAACATTTTATTCGGCCATGTTCCCGTTCCAGACCTTTGCCGTAAAGTTCTTTATGGAAACTCACGGCACCACGAGAGAATTCGGCGGATTTTTGTCCAGCCTCCTTACTCTTTCGGCAATGGTTCTGACTCCACTTTTCGGACTTTTATCCGACTATATAGGCAAACGTTCTTTGCTTATGATGTTTGGCTCTCTTCTGATCATACCGGTATACCTTTTAATGGCCTATACTTCAATAAACCTCATTATACCAATGGCAATGATGGGCATATCGTTTTCACTGGTGCCTGCGGTCATGTGGCCTTCGGTTGCCATTATTACAGACGAGTCGCGCCTTGGCACGGCATACGGCCTGATGACAATGATACAGAATATTGGGCTTTCCGGTTTTAATTTGCTTATCGGATGGGCGTATGATACCACCCATGGCTATAATCTCGGGATGTGGATCTTTTCTTCTCTGGGATTATTCGGACTTCTGTTTGCTTACTTCCTGAGGAAAAGCGAACTTGGCCATCAGGGACACGGCCTGGAAGAGGGGATAAAGGATAAAAAACTTCAAACTAACGGCTAGGAACGCTGCCTTTACTTAAGGGCAGAATGTGCAAAGGCATATGTGGTAGAGTAATTTGTTGTTGAATTTTAGAGGGGAATTAAAGATTTTGGAACAGGTATTGTTTTTTATTTCGAACTCTCTTTTCTGAGCGATTAATATGGCGGCATTAAAACTTAATATTGCCTTCATGGCCGTCCTGATGCTTTTATTCAGCCTCAGGACTCAGGCGCAGACCTGCGGTTTTGGATGCCTCGGGCTGGGAGGTTTTTATGCCGGCTACAGCATTCAAAACTATAAGGCACAGGGCTTCAACAATTTCATCCGGCAGGCACTCCTTAATTCCAATCAGCAGCTGCCTGAATTTGGTAAAGCAAAAGGCTTCCGTGTGGGAGCCAATATCTTCCGTACTAAGTATAACAATTTTGTCTTTTCAACCAAAGGTTACTACCAGTTCCTGAGAGAACAAAACCAGATGTCACAGCCCGCAGAAGGTGACGGGGGAGGCAGTACCAGGTATACGCTCGACCTGAACTACTACGGTCTGGGTGTGGATTTTGGCTATTCCTTGGGTAAACTTATAGCCATTAAATTTATTGATGCCGAGGTTACCTTCCATTCGGCAAATCTGACCTCTGATGTATCTACCACCTCATCTACTCTGAAGGAAAGCGCTTATTCCAATGATAAACTTGCTGTAGGTTATACGCTTGGAAGCGGCGTCATATTCCGGATTGTAGGGGAATATATAAGCCTGGAAGCTACTGCCGGATATACTAAATTCTCGTTCGACAGCCTCGTAAATAACGATGAAAACAGC from Ignavibacteria bacterium includes these protein-coding regions:
- a CDS encoding PqqD family protein: MPLSFKERKKILKEANYLELTPYRVYKEEIDEQGIVTVLVPKFTNRFLAKYLLPRLKSTHFKIKLDEIGSETWKQIDGKKNVEQIAEVLSGIFGDKIQPVHDRLTRFFTRMYMEGYISFNEIKKEGE
- a CDS encoding aminoacyl-histidine dipeptidase, whose product is MGKVLGSLKPELLWNHFEEICMRPHPSRKEEKLAEYIVSVGKRNNLETLRDEFGNVLVRKPATQGKENLKTAVLQGHLDMVPEKNNDVKHDFEKDPIQPFIDGEWVKAKGTTLGSDNGIGVAAALAVMESKDLEHGPLEFLFTLDEETGLNGASSLKPGWLKATVLLNLDSEEDGALYIGCAGGKNTFAKFTFSTENVPSGSAAYSINVTGLKGGHSGLDIAEGRGNAVKILSRLLWNLCNKFDARLSLINSGSKHNAISREGFATVAVPSSRASELENFVKEFNSTVKKELATNEPGLTVSASKTDVPKGVMDKKTQDNLLNALYAAPHGVLTMSPDIKGLVETSTNLAIVASGDSTVSITTSQRSSVESEKDDAADMVGSIFTLAGAEVTHGDGYPGWKPDVKSPILGVLKSAYERLYKGEPEVKAIHAGLECGIINERYSDMDMISFGPTIIGAHSPDERVKIDTVEKFWNLLKEVLKNIPVK
- the groL gene encoding chaperonin GroEL (60 kDa chaperone family; promotes refolding of misfolded polypeptides especially under stressful conditions; forms two stacked rings of heptamers to form a barrel-shaped 14mer; ends can be capped by GroES; misfolded proteins enter the barrel where they are refolded when GroES binds), yielding MASKLIVFDSEARSGLKKGVDKLANAVKATLGPKGRNVILDKKFGAPTVTKDGVSVAKEIELEDPIENMGAQMVREVASKTSDVAGDGTTTATVLAQAIYREGLKNVTAGANPMDLKRGIDLAVEKVIDVLKTMSKDVESRNEIAQVGSISANNDKTIGDLIADAMEKVGKDGVITVEEAKGTDTSLEVVEGMQFDRGYLSPYFVTDAESMEAVLEDPYILIHDKKISAMKDLLPVLEKVAQQGRALLIIAEDLEGEALATLVVNKLRGTLKIAAVKAPGFGDRRKAMLEDIAVLTAGTVISEERGFKLENATVSYLGTAKKVVLDKDNTTIVEGSGKTEDIKKRINEIKAQIEKTTSDYDKEKLQERLAKLSGGVAVLKIGAATEVEMKEKKARVEDALHATRAAVEEGIVPGGGVAFVRAISALDNLEGQNLDQTTGIKIIQKALQEPLKQIVTNAGLEGSVVLNKVMEGKDDYGFNAATETYEHMLKAGVIDPTKVSRTALQNAASVSSLLITTEAVVFEKKEAEKAPAMPPAGMGGMEGMY
- a CDS encoding oligopeptide transporter, OPT family, which codes for MSEQKKFVPFVSPETNMAEFTVRALIIGLVMSVVLGAANAYLGLKAGMTIAATYPAAVIGMALLKIMKGSILEENFARTVGSIGESVAAGAIFTIPAFLISGVWTEFYSVRHYLEATAIMFVGGVVGILFVTILRRVMVEDAELPFPESVAASEIHKAGRSGKSGAKFLFWAMGLGALIQALKQFQAFAASWEKFIPFSSKSIAVGGGSSVPVSGGAMLSTPGVSPAYMGVGYIIGPQLAALNFTGGLLAWGLFVPLLLYFLGPEIATSLQAQGVDVNSESTWIAQAVFVWKSIVRPIAIGGMLMSAAFTLYKMRKSLLAGLTRAVGDVKRAATGGVSEDRTQKDMNFKYVFMGLIAASIATFFVYYYFSQDLVAAVVATVVMIIAGFFFAAVSGYLVGLIGSSNNPISGLTISTLIIAAILMVALGVKGMPGIAAVLGVAAVICVAAAVAGEMLQDLKVGHILGGTPWKMQVGDLFGILLATSVMYFPLLILHQGDINMGGTGLGGNAYPAPQASLMAILAKGIVGGDMAWPLIIVGILMAIGFILLKVKSPMLVCVGMYLPLETSFAIFIGGLIRGILDKLAAKRKFNSAQMSRMENNGVLLASGLIAGEALIGLLFAFFAVVDWKIPVIFQNPTFLVSLVVFVIIGYILVRIPLNNAGDPNEPAPPSAMF
- a CDS encoding pyridoxine 5'-phosphate synthase, translating into MRFCLNVDHIATLRNARGENQPDPVTVALIAEQVGVDGIVVHLREDRRHINERDLRLLRELVTTKLDLEMAAVPEIINIACDVQPELATLVPEKRLELTTEGGLNVIDNIEKVSGAIKQLHEAGIAVSLFIEPDINQINAAAEIGADIIEIHTGHYANAATEDEQLDELERVRIAAKQAKKLGLGVNAGHGLDYQNIKQFIEVTDIDEVSIGHAVIARAVVVGIKDAVEEMKRILRTL
- a CDS encoding CPBP family intramembrane metalloprotease, whose product is MNFRTELKNLLVIIKGLDKKVVIVFISVAVLQTISWYYTSGRFYQTAISESPLVSPETASPEAELSRFIYWFLGDFGLLFLIPAFIIKFFFKEKLSQYGLRKGDYTFGLKASGFALVLMLVIVWFISALSSFSESYPTLSSARDDWNMFFLFEAALLLYMLAWEFIWRGFMLFGLEEKFNYYTVLVQMLPFVILHNGKPVLETFGAILGALMLGVLALRTRSLYYGIIIHFSTLFSIDVISILRYRTGEYGTGLNSILNIIRNL
- a CDS encoding TIGR02757 family protein, coding for MNPLKKKLDYHYRFFDKRQISPDPLEFLHLYSNPRDIEAIGIISSVFAYGRVEQIISTLNRLSEVMNKSPYDFIVNYNYDEDASLFSGIKHRFYTSEDIALLFFILHRVYTGYASLKELFLLYYFEMDKNIKESLSFFSRNLLSLSGLKEKEISPGLNFMFPDPMTGSACKRMNLFLRWMVRHDELDFGLWPEIPKSRLVIPVDTHVARICRDLGLTKRKNVSWLMAEEITENLKKFDSVDPVKYDFAICHIGMRKMEF
- a CDS encoding co-chaperone GroES → MANFKIQPLADRVVVKPMAAEEKTKGGIILPDTAKEKPIEGTVVAVGQGKVSEDGKVTALTVKVGDTVLYGKYSGTEVSIDGEEYLIMRESDIFGIIKK
- a CDS encoding SDR family oxidoreductase, giving the protein MYKPVAVVTGGAGFLGSHLCDRLLEEGFRVHCIDNLVTGNLENIEHLFGNEDFNFIKHDVTNYVHVPGNVDYILHFASPASPIDYLKLPIQTLKVGSLGTHKALGLAKEKKARFLLASTSEVYGDPTVHPQREDYWGNVNPIGPRGVYDEAKRFAEAMTMAYHRFHGVQTRIVRIFNTYGPRMRLDDGRALPAFVDQALRGKDLTVFGDGCQTRSFCFVSDLVDGIFRLLISNVTEPVNIGNPSEITIKEFAEEVIKLTGTKKSKIVYKELPVDDPRVRQPDITKARTLLGWEPRVDREEGLKITIDFFKKKVSYGS